GCCGAGCGACTACCGCGCGGACGGGCACGAGCGTGCCGAGGATGCCGCGCAGACCCTTCCGATCAACGGCCAGCGTCAGCCTGTCTGACCACTCGTCAGGCGGCGGCGCGCGGATTCTGTCCACAGGACCGGCCTCGCAGACTGCGATCAACGGGGATCAGCCGATCCCCGCAGGCCGCGAACCGCGCGCTGCCGAGCGGCGACCAGCGGAAAACGAGCGGAGGGGTGTCCGACCTCCCGCATACCGTGCCCAGCACGGTCACCAGACCAGACGGACAGCCCCCGGGGGGCGATGGCAGCGCTGATCCCCGGGGGCTTCACGAGACAGAGGAGAACAGAACCCCATGATGTCTCACACGCAGATTACGGCCCTGGAGCTGGCGGCCTCGCCGGTCCCGGGCCCGCCCGGCAGCGACACGGGCCCGGGTACCGGCGACCCGGCCATCTTCGAGTACGTGAACACCTTCAACGACTTCGTCTACGGCCCCGGGGGAGTCGTCCTGGGCGTCGCCGCGATGGCGGCCATCGGCGGCCTGGGCGCGGCCTGGAAGATGTACGCGCCGAAGCCCGGGTTCGCCAACAAGCGTGAGATCCGCGACGAGATGAGCGCCCGTCACGCCCGGAACATGGTCGAGCAGACCCGTCCGAGCCTGGTCGGCAGGACGAAGAAGGTCCCCACCACGGCCTACGCCGTGCCGCTGGGCCGCCTGCGCTCCGGCGGACTGCCCACCGGAATCTGGGGCACCCCAGAGCAGAACTACCTGATCCTGGCCCCGTCGAGGCAGGGCAAGAGCATCATCCTGAACTCGATGATCTACCGGTGGGACGGCGCGGTCGTGCACACGTCGTCCAAGGTCAACGACCACATGGCGACCAAGGCCCTGCGCGAACTGCTGGGCCCCGTGTGGGTCTGGGACCCGCTGGGCCTGTCCGGTGAGGAGCAGCTCAACACCTTCCGCTGGGACCCGATCCGCGGCTGCGAGCACCGGGAGGTGGCCATCCAGCGGGCCGCGTACCTGCTGTACGGCTCGCGCAGCAACGCCTCGGCGGGCGTGGACGAGTTCTTCAGGTCCACGGCCTGCGAGGTGCTGTCCCGCTTCATGCACGCGGCCGCCCTCGGCGGGAAGACCATGATGGACGTCTACGCCTGGAGCCAGAACCGCAGCGACCAGACGGCGGCGAACATCCTGAACATGGCCGGCGCCCGGGACTGGGCGGACCTCCTGGTCCAGCGGCAGCAGATCGTGCAGGGCACCGGTGACGGCATCTTCACGACGCTGAGCAACGCCTTGAGCTGGATGTCGAACCCCAAGGTCGCGCAGACGGTCCTGCCCGGCCCCGGCGAGCACTTCGATGCGGAGACCTTCCTGCTCAACCGGGGAAGCCTCTACATGATCGGCTCCGACAAGCCCGGCTCCGTCGTGGCCCCGCTGTTCGTCATGTTCGCCGACTACCTGCGCTCCGTCGCCATCGACCTCGGCAACAAGAACGGCTCCGGCCGGATGGACCCGCCCTGCCTGTGGGCGCTCGACGAGATCGCCAACATCATCCCGCTGCCGATCGACAAGTGGATGCCCGACAGCGGCGGCCGGGGAATCACGCTGGTCATCGTCATCCAGTCCCGCTCCCAGCTGTACGACGTCTGGGGCGAGTCGCGCGGCCGCGTGATCTGGGACGACGCCAACGTGCGCGTGTTCCTGCGCGGCATCGGCGACCGGTCGGTCCGGGAGGACATCAGCGCCATGTGCGGCACGTACGAGAGGGACCGCAAGACCACCACCACCCGCAACGGCGAGTCCTCGATAAGCACGGTCACCGAGGAGAAGCAGGTCATGCCGGCGGACCGCATCTTCAAGCTCGGCCAGCGGCAGTCCCTGGTCATCTTCGCTGGCTGCAGCCCCGTCATCACCCATATCAAGCCCCTGTGGAAGCGGCGCGACGTGAAGAAGCTGACGGCCCCACCGAAGGTGCCGGGCCAGCGCAAGGACGGCTCCGGCATCTCCATGACCAAGGGCCGCCGCTGATGGCGGGGGACAGCAGCCTCGCGTCGCAGGTGTTCACCCTGGCCAAGGACCTGGCCAAGG
Above is a genomic segment from Streptomyces sp. NBC_01750 containing:
- a CDS encoding type IV secretory system conjugative DNA transfer family protein — encoded protein: MMSHTQITALELAASPVPGPPGSDTGPGTGDPAIFEYVNTFNDFVYGPGGVVLGVAAMAAIGGLGAAWKMYAPKPGFANKREIRDEMSARHARNMVEQTRPSLVGRTKKVPTTAYAVPLGRLRSGGLPTGIWGTPEQNYLILAPSRQGKSIILNSMIYRWDGAVVHTSSKVNDHMATKALRELLGPVWVWDPLGLSGEEQLNTFRWDPIRGCEHREVAIQRAAYLLYGSRSNASAGVDEFFRSTACEVLSRFMHAAALGGKTMMDVYAWSQNRSDQTAANILNMAGARDWADLLVQRQQIVQGTGDGIFTTLSNALSWMSNPKVAQTVLPGPGEHFDAETFLLNRGSLYMIGSDKPGSVVAPLFVMFADYLRSVAIDLGNKNGSGRMDPPCLWALDEIANIIPLPIDKWMPDSGGRGITLVIVIQSRSQLYDVWGESRGRVIWDDANVRVFLRGIGDRSVREDISAMCGTYERDRKTTTTRNGESSISTVTEEKQVMPADRIFKLGQRQSLVIFAGCSPVITHIKPLWKRRDVKKLTAPPKVPGQRKDGSGISMTKGRR